From the genome of Spinacia oleracea cultivar Varoflay chromosome 2, BTI_SOV_V1, whole genome shotgun sequence, one region includes:
- the LOC110778031 gene encoding uncharacterized protein, which produces MQYTPPQVQSFLAIDIYAKSHSPVDQRSSKLFLLPKVLSAFANAFHALQPLKSTCFQVIERRDALNETTEAQLLKKIETTEHTLAASTAALEQEEFQGIYSGVQAEVLLLLLMCSWLIQEHHELIFFA; this is translated from the exons ATGCAATACACTCCACCCCAAGTGCAGTCCTTCCTCGCCATTGATATTTACGCTAAATCA CATTCTCCAGTGGATCAAAGATCAAGCAAACTCTTTCTCTTAccaaag GTTTTGTCAGCTTTTGCAAATGCATTCCATGCCTTGCAGCCTCTTAAAAGTACCTGCTTTCAG GTAATAGAGAGGAGAGATGCGCTGAATGAAACCACAGAAGCTCAGCTCCTCAAGAAGATCGAGACCACTGAACACACACTGGCAGCATCAACTGCGGCGCTTGAGCAAGAAGAATTTCAGGGAATATATTCCGGAGTGCAAGCTGAAGTGCTGCTGCTCCTACTAATGTGCAGCTGGCTCATTCAAGAACACCACGAGCTGATTTTCTTTGCTTGA